From a region of the Corvus cornix cornix isolate S_Up_H32 chromosome 2, ASM73873v5, whole genome shotgun sequence genome:
- the OSBPL1A gene encoding oxysterol-binding protein-related protein 1 isoform X2, producing MDSKDTITSSMSEEKVCGSGESLSNGIKKHRTSLPSPMFSRNDFSIWSILRKCIGMELSKITMPVIFNEPLSFLQRLTEYMEHTYLIHKASSLSSTTERMQCVAAFAVSAVASQWERTGKPFNPLLGETYELIRDDLGFRLLSEQVSHHPPISAFYAEGLNNDFVFHGSIYPKLKFWGKSVEAEPKGTMTLELLEHNEAYTWTNPTCCVHNIIVGKLWIEQYGNVEITNHKTGEKCVLSFKPCGLFGKELHKVEGYIQDKSKKKLCALYGKWTECLYSVDPATFEAYKKNDKKNTEEKKSSKQVGNTEESDEMPLPDSESVYVIPGSVLLWKITPRPPNSAQMYNFTSFAMALNELDKEMESVIPKTDCRLRPDIRAMENGEIDLASEEKKRLEEKQRTARKNRSKSEEDWKTRWFHQGPNPHTGTQDWLYSGNYWDRNYFNLPDIY from the exons ATGGATTCAAAAGATACAATAACTTCAAGCATGTCTGAAGAAAAGGTGTGTGGCAGTGGGGAGTCGCTGTCAAATGGAATCAAAAAACACAG AACAAGCTTGCCATCTCCGATGTTTTCCAGAAATGACTTCAGTATCTGGAGTATCTTAAGAAAATGTATTGGCATG GAGTTGTCGAAGATCACAATGCCGGTTATATTCAACGAGCCACTGAGCTTCCTACAGCGACTCACGGAGTACATGGAGCACACATACCTCATCCACAAAGCCAGCTCCCTTTCCAGCACAACTGAGCGAATGCAG TGTGTTGCTGCGTTTGCTGTGTCTGCTGTAGCCTCGCAGTGGGAACGCACCGGGAAGCCATTCAACCCATTGCTTGGAGAGACCTATGAACTGATCAG agaTGATCTTGGATTTAGACTTCTCTCAGAGCAAGTCAGCCATCATCCACCAATCAGTGCTTTCTATGCTGAAGGCTTAAATAATGATTTTGTGTTTCATGGATCAATTTATCCTAAACTCAAATTCTGGGGCAAGAGCGTGGAAGCGGAACCAAAAGGCACTATGACTTTGGAGCTTCTTGA GCACAATGAAGCCTACACATGGACAAATCCTACATGCTGCGTGCATAACATTATTGTGGGCAAACTTTGGATCGAGCAGTATGGAAACGTGGAAATAACTAACCATAA AACTGGTGAGAAATGTGTACTAAGCTTCAAGCCCTGCGGCCTCTTTGGGAAGGAGTTGCACAAAGTTGAAGGCTACATTCAGGACAAAAG caaaaagaaactCTGTGCGTTGTATGGGAAGTGGACTGAGTGTTTGTACAGTGTTGACCCAGCTACATTCGAAGCTTACAAGAAAAACgacaagaaaaatacagaagagaagaaaagcagtaaacAG GTGGGCAATACAGAGGAATCAGATGAGATGCCATTGCCAGACTCTGAGAGTGTGTATGttattcctggaagtgttttgCTATGGAAGATAACTCCAAGACCTCCAAATTCAGCACAG ATGTATAATTTTACAAGCTTTGCTATGGCTTTGAATGAGTTGGACAAAGAAATGGAGAGTGTCATTCCCAAAACTGACTGCCGGCTACGACCAGATATCAGAGCTatggaaaatggagaaatag ATCTGGCtagtgaagaaaagaagaggctagaagaaaaacagaggacCGCCCGCAAAAATCGTTCGAAGTCAGAGGAAGACTGGAAGACGAG